The nucleotide sequence AGATTTAGAAGATGAAGTGGGAAAAGATATGGATACCTTTGATTTAATATGCCATGTAGCTTTTGATATGCCTGCTTTAACTAGAAAAGAAAGAGCAAATAACGTAAAAAAAAGAAATTACTTTGCTAAATATGGAGATTCTGCAAGAAGAGTTTTAGAAAAACTATTAGATAAATATAGTAATGAAGGCATTGAAAACATAGAAGATATTAAAGTACTTAAGCTGCCGGACTTTAAGGAATTTGGCACCCAACTAGAAATAGTGAAGAGAGTATTTGGTGGTAAAAAGAAGTATGAAGAAGCTGTTAAAGAATTGGTTAAGGAATTATATACAATAGCATAAGAGAAAGGAGACATAATACATGTCAATAACAAATGTAGTAAAATCAGTACAAGATATAATGCGCCAGGATGCAGGGGTAGATGGAGATGCTCAAAGAATATCTCAACTAGTTTGGATGATATTTTTAAAGGTATTTGATGCAAAAGAAGAGGAATGGGAATTAGAGTACGATGATTATACACCTACTATCCCGGAAGAATTAAGATGGAGCAACTGGGCTCAAGATGATGAAGGAATTACAGGTGATGAGCTTTTAGACTTTGTAAACAATAAACTATTCAAAGGTTTAAAGGAAATGGAAGTAGATGAGAATAGTGATGCTAAAGCTCTATTAGTTAAATCTGTATTTGAAGATTCCTATAATTACATGAAGTCAGGAGCTTTAATGAGACAGGTAATAAATAAACTAAATGAAATAGATTTTATAGCAGGTGAAGATAGACATTTATTTAATGATATATATGAAAATATATTAAAAGATCTTCAAAGTGCAGGCAATGCAGGAGAATTCTATACACCAAGACCTGTTACACAATTTATAATAGATATGCTAAGTCCAAAGCTTAGTGAAAAAGTAGCCGACTTTGCTTGTGGTACTGGTGGTTTTTTAACCTGTGCCATAGAAAGCTTAAAAAAACAAGAAACCAAAGTTGAAGATTTAAAAATATTAGGTGAAACCATAATGGGTGTAGAAAAGAAGCCATTTCCTCACATGCTTGCTACAACTAACTTGATACTTCATGATATTGATGTGCCAAACATAAAACATGATAATTCTTTAATGAAGAATGTAAGAGATTTAAAGCCTTCAGAATATGTTGATGTAATAGCAATGAATCCTCCTTTTGGCGGAATTGAAGAAGATATGGTATTAACTAATTTTCCTCAGCAATTTCAAACAAAAGAAACAGCAGATTTATTTATGACTCTTATAATGTATAGATTAAGTGCAAAAGGAAGAGCGGGAGTAGTACTTCCAGATGGATTCCTATTTGGTGAAGGTGTAAAGACACATATAAAAGAAAAACTTTTAAATGAATTTAATCTTCATACTATAGTAAGAATGCCTAATGGAGTATTTGCACCATATACGGGAATAAATACAAATCTTTTATTTTTTGAAAAAGGTAAGCCAACAGAAGAAGTTTGGTTCTTTGAACATCCACTTCCTGAAGGATATAAAAATTATACTAAAACCAAACCAATAAGATACGAAGAATTTGAACTGGAGAAAAAGTGGTGGAATAACAGAGAAGAAAATGAGTATGCTTGGAAGGTTTCAGTAGAGGATATCAAAAATAGAAATTACAATTTAGATTATAAAAATCCTAATAAGGAAGAAGAAGATTTAGGAGATCCAAAGGCATTATTAAAAAAGTATCATGAAGCTACTGCTGCTGTAGATAAATTGCAGGATTCTTTGATAGATGAATTAAAGAAGATTTTAGAAGGGACATCAAAATAGTATGAACATGTTATTAGAACAATTTAAAACAATATTTGATAGACCAGAAAAAGTTAAGAAGTTAAGAAATTTAATACTACAGTTAGCAGTAAGGGGAAAATTAGTAGAGCAGGATGAAAATGATGAGCCAGCCAGTGTGCTCTTGGAGAGAATAAAAGAAGAAAAAGATAAGCTCATTAAAGAAGGAAAGATAAAAAAGTCAAAACCATTGCCAGAGATAAGTGAGGATGAAAAACCTTATGAATTGCCTGAAGGATGGGAATGGGTAAGATTAGGATGTATATATAATATAGTAAGAGGATCATCACCAAGACCAAAAGGAGATCCTAAATATTTTACTAATGAAAGAACAAAGTATCATTGGGTTACAATAAAGGATATTACTAATTCATGTGTTAATGAAAGACTTGTAAGTACAATTGAGTATTTAACATATGAAGGTAGTTTAAAGAGTAGATTAGTTGAACATGATGAGATTATAATAGCTGTAAGTGGTAGCGTAGGTAAGTCAGCAATAATGGGGATTAGTGGATATATATATGATGGGTTAGCAGCTTTGAAACATATTATTAATAATAAAGTATTAAGAGATTATATATATATTTATTTAAAATGTTGGAAAGATAATATAAATAACATGTCAGAAGGAACATCATTTCCTAATATTAATACGGATAAATTAAATCGACTTTTGATTTCGCTACCACCTTTAAATGAACAAAAACGTATAGTAGAAAAGGTAGATTCATTAATGGCATTTTGTGATGAATTAGAAAAAGAACTACAAAGAAAGGTTAAATATAGTTCTTTAAGTTTAAAGTCTGTATTTAATAGCATTGATAGCTGCAGTTCTTTAGAAGAGTTAGAAGAAACACTGAGATTTATTATAGATAACTTTAAAGAGTTAACATTAGGTGATGATGGAGTTAAAGAATTAAAAAATGCAATATTTGAATTAGCAGTACAAGGAAGGCTTGTTCCTCAAAATTCAAAGGATGAGCCAGCAAGTGTGCTTTTGGAAAAGATAAAAGAAGAAAAAGAAAAGCTTATTAGGGAAGGAAAGATAAAAAAGGAAAAGGCACTGCCAGAGATAAGTGAGGATGAAAAGCCTTATGAATTGCCTAGTGGATGGGAATGGGTAAGGATAGGAGAATATTGTTTAATAAATCCAAGAAATTCAATTGATGATAATGAACTAGTATCATTTGTGCCAATGAAGTTAATAGAGAATGGCTTCAACAATAAACATACATCAGAGACAAGGTTGTGGAGAGAAATAAAAAATGGATTTACACATTTTGCCGAAAATGATGTTGTTGTAGCTAAAATTACTCCATGTTTCGAAAATAGAAAATCTGCTATTATGAAAAATTTAGTTAATAATATAGGAGCAGGGACAACAGAACTATATGTTATTAGAAGCATTAAAAATTTAATACTTCCAGAATATATATTATGTATATGCAAAACGGAAGAATTTATCAAGGGTGGTATAGAAACGTATACTGGAACTGCTGGTCAGCAAAGGGTAAAAAAGGATTATATAACTAGGTTTGTTATAGGAGTTCCACCACTAAATGAACAAAACCGTATAGTACAAAAAGTAGATTCATTAATGACATTATGTGATGAATTAGAAAATAAAATAGAAAAATCTAAAAAGTACAGCGAAAAATTAATGGAAGCTTTACTTAAGAATGAATTTATGTAAAATTAATAGCAACTTTATGTGGTATATTACCAGAGGCTCGTAACATGTGGATGTAAATGGATTAAAATTGTAATTTAAAAAGATACATATGTAAAAGCTATTTTTACATATGTATCTTTTTTTACAATATTGACATATAATATAGTTAAGGGAGGTAATAATATGATTAATATATTAGAGAAATATACTGAAAAGCAATTGAGATCATATATTTATGACAATAGATATAAAATAGGTGCTAATCTTCTTCAATTTATTAAAGATAATGGATATACTAAATCATCGCTTTCAAAATTAACAGGTATATCAAGACCAACTATTGATAAATTAATTAAAGGTGAAATAGATAATAATACAAATCTCAAAAAACATGTGGATAAGATTATTACAACCTTTAATATAAAGCTTGAAGAATTAGTAGATTATAAGCATACAGAGTCAGACAATAACCGTGAAGTTGTAGCATCTAATAATGCACCGGAAGAATATGAACTAAGTGATAAGGCTAAAAGAATGTTTGGCTTTTTAGACGATATAATAGATCTTTATGAAGTCTATAGTGATAGGTAGGGTGATAAATATGTCTCAATATATAACATCTCAGAATTTAAATGAAGTGATAGAAGCAAATAAAAAAATAAAAAATGAAATTGAGAATTTTAAAAATAATTTCTTTATTAATTATAACAAAGCTGGAATAGTGGGTCCTGATAGACTAGCATTTGATGTTCTTAAGAAAAATTATAATTTAATACAGCTGCCAATAGAGGATGAGTATTGGGGAGGAGCTATATTTATTAGGAATAATTTAAAAATACCTGTTATTAATTCAGCGCAACCCAGAGTTTATCAATTTTTTGTTGCCTGGCATGAAGTATATCATTTGCTTTATGATCCTTCTATTATTAAAGGACAGCATAACATACAGGCAGAAGAAATGGAATTAAATGAGAGAAGAGCGGATTACTTTGCTGCAAAGATGTTATTAGGTGATGTCTATAGATATTATTATTCATTAGAAGATGCTGATTTTATAAATAAAATTGCAAAGTGTATGGATGTATTTAAATCACCCTATAAGGCTATATTAATTCAATTATATGAAGATGCTGTACTGTTCAACAATGTTGGATTAAAGAAGTTAATAGTTGAGAATTTTGATAAAAAGCCAGAAAATTTAATTGAATTATTTGAAAAACTAGAATTAGATACTGATTTAGTTAAACCATCTAATATAATAAGTTTTGGTGGATTGGATAAAAAAATAAAGCTGCTGTCAGAAAAAGAAACGGATGTTGATTATCATAAAGATAATTTGAAATTTTTAAATAAACTCAAGGATTTAGTGAAGGGAGAACTCATAAATGGAAGTAATTCAGGTAGAAAAACTAATTGAAGCTTTAAATTCCAGTGCTCCTAAAAAGATAGGAATCCTTGATAATAATACAATTACTTTTTTAATAAATGTAGATAAATATATTTATGTAGAGAAGATATTGAAAAAGTATGATTTATTACTAATACCTAATTGGGTTTATCAAGAAGTAAATGATTCAGAAGAAAGAGTAGATTATATAGAAAACATGTTTAATAAAGGTATAAAAATTTTTGTGATAAACGAGAGTGATTATGAAAAGTTAGCAAAGTATAAATCAGTATGGATTTATAAGTTTTTTCTATATTGTTCATTCAAAATTGGTGAGATAAAAAGTTTCATTAAAAGATATATTGAGAAAAATCAGCCTCTGGAAGAATTAGAGGACTATGAAGTTTGGTTGAATTTATTGTATAATAATGGGTTTGAAGGCAAACGGCTTAAAAATGGAAGAACAAAGAAGAAAAATGCAGGAGAAATTTCAATAGGTGTTTTAGCTCTAGCTATGTCATATATTTATTTTCAAGGACACCATACTATAACTGTGTTATCCAATGATAGGGATACATATGATTTTGTTAATTTTGCAAAGTTAAAATTATTAAACGACAATATGTTTGAAGGATTAGAAAGCAGTGTTATAACATTTAAGTCTAATGATTTCATAATTAAAGAAAGTTATTTGAATAGTTATATAAGTGATGGAAAAGATATTTATTCTATTACAGAATTTAGAGATGAAAAAAGGGTTAAATATACAAAAAATGCACCTGATACTTCGGTTGAGGAACATGATGAAATTTTAAGCAATGAAGCTTTTATAGAAAATTTAAAAGATAGTACTTTTAATATTATATTTTAATATAAGGTATAGAAAGATACAGACCTAATGGATATTTTGTAGAGGAAAGGGTGTTATTTACAATATATTCAATCTACTTTGAAACAAAGTAACTTTTACTTAACACTAAAATTATTTTACTTGAAAATAATATAAAATTAGTTAAACAAAATAGTGTTATATCATTTTATATGAAATAAATTAGACAAAACAGATACTTTTTAATGAAAACATCATTAAAAAATATCTGTTTTGTTAACTAAGGTTAATGAAATTGAATATGATATAGATAAGAAGGATGGATGTTTATGTTAAGCACAAATGAAATAATAGGAAGAAATATTTTAAAAATTTTAAATGAAAAAGATATAAAACAAACTCAATTAGCGGAAAAATTAAATGTTTCAAAACAAACTTTAAATAAGATAATTCATGGAAGAAGGAATATTTCAATAAGTGAAATAAAAGCGATATGTGATGCTTTATCTGTACCTATGGAAAAACTTACAGATGAAGATATCTTAAATGAAGAGCAAATGGAGCCTATAAAGCTTTTTATGAGAGAAGTTAATAGAAAAGAAGCTAAATGCGGACTAATGCATGCACAGAATATTATGGATATGATTCTCTTTCATAGTGAAATTCAAGAGAAAGAGGGAATACTTCAGGAAGAGTGGGATGATTAATGCATGAGTTAATTAGCAAAAGTATAACTTTAGAAGAGGAATCTTTACTGGAAAAATTCTTAATAATGGAAGGCTCTTATTATATTAATAGAGCGAGCAAGCATTAGTTTGACTACTGGTGTTTTTTTATTTCAGATTTTAAAATTAATATCAAGTTTATGTTCCAAATCAGGACTTTTTTGTATAAAGTAATCATATAATAGCCAGAAACAGATGGGGAAGACCAGAAACTAATAAGGAAAGTTTTAAAATACTTGCAGAACATGATATTATTGAAGAAAAATATGTAAATAGTTACTTTGCTATGGCTAAATTTAGAAATAGAATTGTTCATATGTATTTTGATGTTAGTGATGAAATGATTTATGAAATAACACAAAATAATTTAGAAGACTTTGAGGCTTTTATCAAGAATATTGTGAAAAATATTAGTGTATAATGAAATTTAGAAAGGTAAATACAGACAGGAGGTGATATTGTGCTAAACATAGAAAACTTAAAAAAGTATTTTAGTGAACAACCTAACATTTTAGGTGTATGGATAATAGGTTCCTATGGGACCGAATATCAGAGAGAGGACAGCGATATTGATTTTGCTATACTTTATGATAAAGATATAAATGATTTAGAAGAAATGAAGTTCGCGTGTGATATTACAGAAATACTTAAGATAGAAAACATTGATACTATAAATTTAAAAAAGGCACCAATCACACTTCAATTTAAGACAATAAAAGAAGGTAGAAATTTATATGAAGCAGATTATATTAAAATTTGTGACTATGTGGAGTATATAATAAATAATTATGAGGATAAAAAATACTATTTGGATCAATTTGATAAGGACTATTTTGCAAGTTTTTAATGGAGAGATAAATATCGATAAGGAATAAAAACTTATAATAGAACAACCAGAATATAATGATGAAAATATAAAAGATATAAGTGAAAAAAGAGCTAATGCTTTTGTTGCAGAGCTGCTTATGACTGAAGAAGATATTGATGAGTATTCAAGGCAGCTCCATATATAAAGTCTTTAGCAGCTGTTGAGGTTGTTAATTTTTGTGACATCTTGTTTTTATATACTACAGTACACGGTAAGAATGAACTAGATAGCTAAATGTGTTATGTGAAGTTTACTAAACTTTATGAAGTAGGTAAAGAACCTAAAGTTATAAAGAAAAACGGTAAAGTACTATCATTTATTGATGCTATAAAAAGGTCTTACATAAAATTTTCACATAGCGACAGTCTTAAAAGGTTGATGGATAATATTATAGGAAATAACAAAGAATGAACACTATTTTAATTATAGTGTTTTTGTTTTTTAGATTTATAAATGCTAATAATATATAATTATTCAAAGTTTATAAATTATTACATTATGAATCTATGGACTAGCTTTACCTCTTCGCATACTCAGAATTAAAGCTGTTCCATAGAAATCAAATTTAATGGTATATTCCATCCCAAACCCAGGCAGCAGTTCTCTGAAGTCTTATAATAGGCTCTTTTTCAGTCGCAAGGAAGCTTTGGACAAGCCTTTTCTTTTTCTCTTATTTGCTGTATTAATAGCTACTCAAAATAAAATATTTCGTAAACATATAGAATATTTAGTTTTTGCAGTGTTAGAGACAAAGGCAAATATACAAGTCTATTAGTTAATTCCGCTCGTATGCTTATATCAATGTAGTATTAGTATGGCGGATAGGTATAATAAAATAAATTCTAGTGTATTAAAGTCACTTAATTAAATTAGATTAGATATGTATTTCAGGTTATAAAGGAGATTGGATCTAATAAGGATATAGTTACTGATGCATATAATATATATTTAACATATTCGGGTACTTTAACTGCCACCCGAAAAAGTACAGGTTCCAATCTAGCATTTCTAAGCTTTTATAAGTTCCTCCTTTATCCGGACCTTCTAAAAACAAAGAAATACACGATTTTAACTAGTCCTTTATTTGGGTTCCTGGCAGAGTGCATGAAGGTGGACGTACTTCCTGCAAAAACTTTTCATGCACAAGCATTAAAAGACATGTTCATATAGTGTTTCGCAGCAAGGCAGCCCCATTTAGGTATTCCTCTGAGGTCTTTCATTTGTGCTACTTTGCTAAACAAAGGAAGATTTAACAAAAGAGCAAGCTTGTAACAAGACTTTGGCAAATTCTTTAGTGTTATAAGACAATTTATTTGCCCGATAATATGTGCAAATAAAGCAAATTATAAACATCTTAACTTTTACGTCAGATTAAATAATCTGACTATAATTTAAAAGTATAAAAAAGTTTTATAGGACTGAAAAAATGATAGAAATAGTAAAAATGCCTCAAATAAAAATATTTGATGAACATGGAGAAATTAAAGTAGCGGATAAAATTTCAATAAATGATATGGAGGTATATTAGGGGACATGTATCGGTAAAATTTGTTAAGAAGGTATATTTCATAGTTTAATAAGAATAAAAAATTATTTTTTGTGCATTCTATATTTTGTATGAGTAATTAAAATTAGTTATTAAGGAAGGTGTATTGAATGAATACAGCAACTATGTCTATAAATAAATATCAGCAGTGTATTGATGAATGTAATAAATGCGCTCAAAAATGTTATGAATGTTTTAAAGCATGTTTAAATGAACCTGATGTTCAAAATAGGAAAAATTGCATAAGTGTGCTTATCGAATGTGCACAGATGTGCCAGATGTCAGCATCACTTATGTCTATGGATAGTTGTTCAGTAAAGGAGCATTGTAGGATTTGTGCTAATATTTGTGATAAATGTGCACAAGAGTGTGGAATGTTTAAAGAGCAACATTGCCAGATATGTATGCAGGAATGCAAAAAATGCGCAGATGAATGTAGAAATATGGTTACATGTAATTAATAAATGAGAACTTAGGTGATACCGGGTGCTTTATTCATAGAATGTTTAAAGAATATATATAAATAAGTAATAAATATTACACAAAATCGTAACAATAACCGTATATAATAATAAGTGTCCTAAAGAAATAGTCTTTAGAGAAAACTAAAAGTATAATAAGTCCCCCCTTATTATATAAATAAACTTGAGCACTAGGTTAATTTACTGGTGCTTATTTTTATGCATATTAAAAAAGAAGAAAGTGCTAAAAGTTTAATAATAGATATTTCTATAAGACAACTAAGCGCATTTAATAGTGACGAAGACGGACAACCCAATAAAAATTATTAATGTCTGATGAAGAATTTCAAGATTTTAAAACTAATCATGTATTAGAAAATTTTAATAAGAAAACTTATAGTAAGTTGTTACCTATAAATTTTATTTTGGTAATTATAACAATGTTCATATTAATTAAAGGATTAGTGCCAGGTTACTATCTATTTATGATTCTACTGCTATTGTATTACTTATAACTGAACAAATTGGATTACTTTTAAGTTCTGCAATTCCAGCTACATATGTTGGATTAGGACTGTTTGATTATGCTTTATCTATATTTCCTTTAAAGAAAATTCATCCATCATTGGATGTACTGCGTTCGTAGTTGCGTAAATTACAAATAATGTTAACTAGTAATTTAATTTTTATCGAATTTTTATTTAAATAAAATAAAAATTTAAAAGAATAAATGTTTATGTTTACATAAATGTGATATAATGTAAGTGAATGGTAATGAAATATGCTTGTTATCCCCCCTTTTTCACCATTACCTTATGAGTGTTTTACAGGGATTAAAAGATAGCTTTGAAAAGGGGGAGGAAAATGAATATTTTATTTTTGTGTCTTATAGTGCTTTCTATTACAGGAATATTGAGTCTAACAATTTTAGCAGTTTTCTGCTATAAACAAGACAATATAAAAATGTTATTTGAAAGTAAAACAACTATGTCAGAGAATGGAGTCTCATCTAATGCCAAAGTTGATATAAATAAGTGCAAAAAGGAAAATAGTAAGTAGTTGTTCGAGAAACTACTTACTATAAAAAATTACACAAGCATATTTATGAGCTAATTACATTTCCATGTAAAACACTCACCATATATTATATTCTATTTATGCAAAAAAAGATAACTATTTTTAATAAAGTTTGACGTACTTTCTATAAAATTACACCGTATTGTTCAAATAAATTTTACGGTGTTTTTATATTTAAAAAAAATCTATAAATAGAACTTTATAGAATAAAATTCGGCGTAATATTAATTTAAACACTGAAGATTCGTCATCTCCAGTGTAAAGTAAATACCAATACACTAAAGAAAAATATTTTAGTTTCCATGGAATTTAAATATTTAAATATCTTAAGTACATTTGATATCCTTATGTGAATAGTATGTGCAGAAATTAAATTATTATTTTGGTAACTTATTGGTTGTCACACATTGGTAAATGATTTTAAGTATTTGAGAAACGAATTAACTAAAATATGCTATAATGTAGGTAGCATAATGTATTAGTATACTTTAGGAGACTCAGTAATGAAATGGATATTTCTTTTTTTAGGCTTTATGTTTGAAATATTATTTTTATATTCATTGATGATAAAGCCTGTAATTTGCTTTAAAAAATGGCAATCAGGTGTATTATACGGTATACCGATGGTGCTATATATGACATTATTTTTTCTTATACTTAATGTTGAATATCAAACCTTTAAAATAAATATTGAAGCTTCAAATAGCATGGTAGTATCAAATACGGTTTCTGTTCTGCCATCAACATCTACACCGACAACTTCAAGTGATAAAAATAGTAATGATACAAGTAAAGGTGATATTATAGGAGATACTGACAGTAAGATATATCATATTCCTGGAGATCCTGATTATGAAAAGGAAATGAAAAAAACAAGCAACAATGAATATTTTAAAACTACATCAGAAGCTGAAGCTGCCGGATATAGAGCGTCTAAGAAAACACCTAAATAAAAAGGTGCTTTTTTATGCTTAGAATTGTAAATTCTATAAAAATGCGCGAATTAAATAATTATGTTAGAATATAGATAAATTCTGAAAGAAAGAGGGAATATAAGTTATGGATAAAAAAGTATTAGACTATGTTACTCAAAAAACACATGAATTAATGAGTGTACCATCATGCTGCAGTGAGGCAAAAGCAGCGGCAAAAGCTTGGTTGGATGCTGTTGGAACTGAAAAGGAAGCTGTAGAAACGAAAAAATATATTGATGAACTGGAAGCAGATATTGTACCAATAGATAGTTTAATTAGTCTTGTAGAATCTGATAACGGAATTAAGTTTTTAGGAGCAGATGCTGCTAAGAGTATGGCAGTACATGCAAAGAAAATCAAGTCTGCTGGAGCGAAATATTGTGATTGTCCAGCATGTACAGCCGCAGCGGCAATTCTAGAAAAAAAGGATATGCTTCTTAAATAAGAAAAGAAGGTTAATAATCGAAAAAAAGAGTATATTTGTACTTCAAAAACGTGTAGAATAATAGTAATAACTTATGCTAAAAATAATCAATAATTAACTGAATGCCAAAGACTACCTTTGAATGTTGGCCTTAATAAGAGCCTTTGGCTATTCAGAACAGATTATAAAGGATTTTTTACAAACTAGTCAACCTTTGTGAATGTACTCATTCTACATTTAGGACATGGTGGTAAAGTATCTGTATCCTGATCTAAGTAAATTATTTCGCCACAATTAGTACACTTGTAATGGCCCTTACCAGGTTTATCGCCGGTTGAATACATAATTATCACCTCTCTTGGTATCAATATTCAACATAAAATATTTAATTCCTCTATTTTCTAATTCATTTTTTATAAGAATAACAAAAGTTTTTTGTAATAAGCTCCTTTTATTATAATGAGTTTGCTGTTATAATAAGATAAATTAAATTACTAAAGTTAAAGTTTATATGTTTTAAATTGAATTTACTAAATTATTGGAAAGAAGATGCATATGAATATTCTTGTTACTTTAAATTCAAATTATTTAAAACCATTGAAAGTTATGCTCAAATCGCTGTTCATTAATAACCCAAAAGAACGCTTTTATATTTATATGATACATTCAGATATGAAAGAAACTGAACTTTCTGATATAAGTATGTTAGTACAAAAAGATGGAAATAAATTTTATGCGATAAGAGTAAGAAATGAATATTTTAAAGATTCACCTTTAACTATGCATTATACAAAAGAGATGTATTATAGATTATTAGCATTTAAATTTTTGCCTAAGGACGTTGATAAAATATTATATCTTGACCCAGACATACTTGTTATAAATTCCATAAAAAAATTATATGATACTGATATTTCTGAATACCTTTATGCAGCAGCGTATCATGATATACCTACGGTAAAAGAAATTAACAGGTTAAGATTAAAACCATATGAGGTTGAAAGATATTATAATTCAGGAGTTCTTTTGATGAATATTAGCCTGCAGAGAGAGTTAGTAAAGGAAGAAGAAATTCTGAATTTTGTTCAGAATAATAAGAATAAATTGATTTTACCGGATCAGGATATAATTAACGCATTATATGCTAAGTATATAAAGCAAATTAATGGAATAATTTATAATTATGATCCACGATACTACAAATATAATAAAATTATAAGTAAAGGCAATATTGATATGGATTATGTTATCAATAATACTTCTATAATTCATTTTTGTGGAAAGAGAAAGCCCTGGCAAAAAAGTTATACGGGAGAATTCTATTCTTTATATAAGCATTATGAAAAAGTCGCTGAATCATAAGAAAAATTTGATTTTCTAAGTCAATAAAGGAATTCGACAATTTTTAAATTGCTGAATTTTTTATTATAAAAAACAGGGTGTTAGGACACCCTGTAGCATACAATCAATTCTAGTTGTAGCCAATCCATAAAGCTGGTGTTATAAAAAAATAGCTATGCCAATTGCGGCGGTAGGCTATCTTTTTTATTTTGTCTGTTAGTACGATAATTAAAAATAGTTAGATATTATAGGGTTTATAATTCCAAGCTTAAGTTATTCTCCAGCTGCTACTTCCAAAATTCGTCACGT is from Clostridium fermenticellae and encodes:
- the mntA gene encoding type VII toxin-antitoxin system MntA family adenylyltransferase antitoxin, with protein sequence MLNIENLKKYFSEQPNILGVWIIGSYGTEYQREDSDIDFAILYDKDINDLEEMKFACDITEILKIENIDTINLKKAPITLQFKTIKEGRNLYEADYIKICDYVEYIINNYEDKKYYLDQFDKDYFASF
- a CDS encoding type I restriction-modification system subunit M yields the protein MSITNVVKSVQDIMRQDAGVDGDAQRISQLVWMIFLKVFDAKEEEWELEYDDYTPTIPEELRWSNWAQDDEGITGDELLDFVNNKLFKGLKEMEVDENSDAKALLVKSVFEDSYNYMKSGALMRQVINKLNEIDFIAGEDRHLFNDIYENILKDLQSAGNAGEFYTPRPVTQFIIDMLSPKLSEKVADFACGTGGFLTCAIESLKKQETKVEDLKILGETIMGVEKKPFPHMLATTNLILHDIDVPNIKHDNSLMKNVRDLKPSEYVDVIAMNPPFGGIEEDMVLTNFPQQFQTKETADLFMTLIMYRLSAKGRAGVVLPDGFLFGEGVKTHIKEKLLNEFNLHTIVRMPNGVFAPYTGINTNLLFFEKGKPTEEVWFFEHPLPEGYKNYTKTKPIRYEEFELEKKWWNNREENEYAWKVSVEDIKNRNYNLDYKNPNKEEEDLGDPKALLKKYHEATAAVDKLQDSLIDELKKILEGTSK
- a CDS encoding molecular chaperone Hsp90, which encodes MDKKVLDYVTQKTHELMSVPSCCSEAKAAAKAWLDAVGTEKEAVETKKYIDELEADIVPIDSLISLVESDNGIKFLGADAAKSMAVHAKKIKSAGAKYCDCPACTAAAAILEKKDMLLK
- a CDS encoding restriction endonuclease subunit S, which produces MNMLLEQFKTIFDRPEKVKKLRNLILQLAVRGKLVEQDENDEPASVLLERIKEEKDKLIKEGKIKKSKPLPEISEDEKPYELPEGWEWVRLGCIYNIVRGSSPRPKGDPKYFTNERTKYHWVTIKDITNSCVNERLVSTIEYLTYEGSLKSRLVEHDEIIIAVSGSVGKSAIMGISGYIYDGLAALKHIINNKVLRDYIYIYLKCWKDNINNMSEGTSFPNINTDKLNRLLISLPPLNEQKRIVEKVDSLMAFCDELEKELQRKVKYSSLSLKSVFNSIDSCSSLEELEETLRFIIDNFKELTLGDDGVKELKNAIFELAVQGRLVPQNSKDEPASVLLEKIKEEKEKLIREGKIKKEKALPEISEDEKPYELPSGWEWVRIGEYCLINPRNSIDDNELVSFVPMKLIENGFNNKHTSETRLWREIKNGFTHFAENDVVVAKITPCFENRKSAIMKNLVNNIGAGTTELYVIRSIKNLILPEYILCICKTEEFIKGGIETYTGTAGQQRVKKDYITRFVIGVPPLNEQNRIVQKVDSLMTLCDELENKIEKSKKYSEKLMEALLKNEFM
- the hepT gene encoding type VII toxin-antitoxin system HepT family RNase toxin; the encoded protein is MARNRWGRPETNKESFKILAEHDIIEEKYVNSYFAMAKFRNRIVHMYFDVSDEMIYEITQNNLEDFEAFIKNIVKNISV
- a CDS encoding helix-turn-helix domain-containing protein: MLSTNEIIGRNILKILNEKDIKQTQLAEKLNVSKQTLNKIIHGRRNISISEIKAICDALSVPMEKLTDEDILNEEQMEPIKLFMREVNRKEAKCGLMHAQNIMDMILFHSEIQEKEGILQEEWDD
- a CDS encoding helix-turn-helix domain-containing protein; its protein translation is MINILEKYTEKQLRSYIYDNRYKIGANLLQFIKDNGYTKSSLSKLTGISRPTIDKLIKGEIDNNTNLKKHVDKIITTFNIKLEELVDYKHTESDNNREVVASNNAPEEYELSDKAKRMFGFLDDIIDLYEVYSDR
- a CDS encoding four-helix bundle copper-binding protein, yielding MNTATMSINKYQQCIDECNKCAQKCYECFKACLNEPDVQNRKNCISVLIECAQMCQMSASLMSMDSCSVKEHCRICANICDKCAQECGMFKEQHCQICMQECKKCADECRNMVTCN
- a CDS encoding ImmA/IrrE family metallo-endopeptidase, whose protein sequence is MSQYITSQNLNEVIEANKKIKNEIENFKNNFFINYNKAGIVGPDRLAFDVLKKNYNLIQLPIEDEYWGGAIFIRNNLKIPVINSAQPRVYQFFVAWHEVYHLLYDPSIIKGQHNIQAEEMELNERRADYFAAKMLLGDVYRYYYSLEDADFINKIAKCMDVFKSPYKAILIQLYEDAVLFNNVGLKKLIVENFDKKPENLIELFEKLELDTDLVKPSNIISFGGLDKKIKLLSEKETDVDYHKDNLKFLNKLKDLVKGELINGSNSGRKTN